The following are encoded together in the Pieris napi chromosome 17, ilPieNapi1.2, whole genome shotgun sequence genome:
- the LOC125058034 gene encoding glutamate receptor ionotropic, delta-2-like isoform X2: protein MLYSDDRPLESLIGLLASNRIDMAAAFIPIMKNSDQFVTFSTIIDESNWMMMLRRPKESAAGSGLLAPFDENVWLLTLAAVMIYGPCLTLLTKLRSKLMPEEEDYIRLSPSFWFVYGSFIKQGTSLSPSANTTRVLFATWWLFIILLSAFYTANLTAFLTLSKFTLDIETVQDLYKKNYRWVAPEGGAVENAVKNPDEVINFLLKTVTTGRGRFLSVRDTSSFLTYVSEGAVLVQPSVTLQYLMYNDYLQKTRMGVPEAERCTYVVAPGVFMTKRRAFAYQHKSKLKSLFNPVIKSVIHSGILSHLSMRNLPDTKICPLDLQSKDRQLSNTDLLMTYYIMMTGLAAALAVFLAEISLKRYIHPKSDVIHPRFRRKRPNKIEPAIFDDNRPPPYESLFGKTKGQSKKKFINGREYWVIKKENGETRLIPVRSPSALLYR, encoded by the exons ATGTTGTACAGCGATGACAGACCACTGGAATCCCTCATTGGGCTACTTGCCTCAAAT CGTATTGATATGGCAGCGGCATTTATTCCAATTATGAAGAACTCGGATCAATTTGTAACATTCTCAACGATAATTGATGAGTCTAACTGGATGATGATGCTAAGACGCCCAAAGGAGTCGGCGGCTGGTTCTGGACTTCTTGCACCCTTTGACGAAAATGTTTG GTTATTAACCCTGGCAGCAGTTATGATATATGGACCGTGCTTGACACTGCTAACGAAGCTTCGTAGTAAGTTAATGCCAGAAGAAGAGGATTATATACGCCTATCTCCGAGCTTTTGGTTTGTGTATGGATCTTTTATTAAGCAGGGTACCTCGTTGTCTCCTTCTGCAA ACACAACCCGCGTTTTATTTGCGACATGGTGgctgtttataattttattatcagCATTCTATACTGCGAATTTGACCGCTTTTTTGACTTTATCGAAATTCACTTTGGACATAGAAACAGTTCAGgatttatataagaaaaactatcGATGGGTGGCTCCGGAAGGTGGCGCTGTAGAAAATGCTGTCAAAAAC CCGGATGAAGTAATAAATTTCCTACTAAAAACTGTTACGACTGGACGAGGTAGATTTCTGTCAGTCAGAGATACGTCCTCGTTCCTTACTTATGTATCCGAAGGAGCGGTGTTAGTCCAACCAAGCGTTACTTTACAATACCTTATGTACAACGACTATTTACAAAAAACCAGGATGGGCGTACCCGAAGCTGAAAGATGCACGTACGTAGTTGCACCTGGTGTGTTCATGACCAAAAGGAGAGCGTTTGCATACCAACATAAGTCGAAATTGAAATCGCTGTTTAATCCGGT TATAAAGAGCGTAATACATTCGGGAATTCTTTCGCACCTCTCTATGCGTAACTTACCCGATACTAAGATCTGCCCTCTGGATTTACAATCAAAAGACAGGCAGTTGAGTAACACGGATCTCCTGATGACATATTACATCATGATGACGGGATTAGCTGCTGCTCTTGCTGTCTTCCTTGCAGAA ATATCCCTAAAACGATACATTCATCCCAAAAGTGACGTCATACATCCAAGGTTCCGCCGAAAGAGACCAAATAAGATTGAACCAGCTATATTTGATGACAACCGTCCGCCGCCATACGAGTCTTTGTTCGGAAAAACAAAAGGACAATCGAAAAAGAAGTTTATCAATGGCAGAGAGTATTGGGTTATAAAGAAAGAGAACGGAGAGACTAGACTGATTCCTGTGAGGTCACCATCAGCTCTCTTATATCGATAA
- the LOC125058034 gene encoding glutamate receptor ionotropic, delta-2-like isoform X1: MAGLELIFSTVCNATFCATIDDNPLHDVKPVRHQLENFVNGKHLRIGTINYYPESWAERTENGTYIGRGAAFDLVHILQKKFNFTYEVVVPERNMLYSDDRPLESLIGLLASNRIDMAAAFIPIMKNSDQFVTFSTIIDESNWMMMLRRPKESAAGSGLLAPFDENVWLLTLAAVMIYGPCLTLLTKLRSKLMPEEEDYIRLSPSFWFVYGSFIKQGTSLSPSANTTRVLFATWWLFIILLSAFYTANLTAFLTLSKFTLDIETVQDLYKKNYRWVAPEGGAVENAVKNPDEVINFLLKTVTTGRGRFLSVRDTSSFLTYVSEGAVLVQPSVTLQYLMYNDYLQKTRMGVPEAERCTYVVAPGVFMTKRRAFAYQHKSKLKSLFNPVIKSVIHSGILSHLSMRNLPDTKICPLDLQSKDRQLSNTDLLMTYYIMMTGLAAALAVFLAEISLKRYIHPKSDVIHPRFRRKRPNKIEPAIFDDNRPPPYESLFGKTKGQSKKKFINGREYWVIKKENGETRLIPVRSPSALLYR; this comes from the exons ATGGCCGGATTAGAACTTATCTTTTCTACTGTGTGCAACGCGACATTTTGCGCAACTATAGATGATAATCCATTGCacg ATGTTAAACCAGTACGCCACCAGTtggaaaattttgtaaatggCAAGCATCTGAGGATTGGAACGATCAAT TATTATCCTGAGAGTTGGGCGGAAAGGACTGAAAATGGCACATACATAGGCAGGGGAGCAGCATTCGACTTGGTACATATATTACAGAAGAAATTCAATTTCACTTACGAAGTTGTCGTTCCGGAAAGGAACATGTTGTACAGCGATGACAGACCACTGGAATCCCTCATTGGGCTACTTGCCTCAAAT CGTATTGATATGGCAGCGGCATTTATTCCAATTATGAAGAACTCGGATCAATTTGTAACATTCTCAACGATAATTGATGAGTCTAACTGGATGATGATGCTAAGACGCCCAAAGGAGTCGGCGGCTGGTTCTGGACTTCTTGCACCCTTTGACGAAAATGTTTG GTTATTAACCCTGGCAGCAGTTATGATATATGGACCGTGCTTGACACTGCTAACGAAGCTTCGTAGTAAGTTAATGCCAGAAGAAGAGGATTATATACGCCTATCTCCGAGCTTTTGGTTTGTGTATGGATCTTTTATTAAGCAGGGTACCTCGTTGTCTCCTTCTGCAA ACACAACCCGCGTTTTATTTGCGACATGGTGgctgtttataattttattatcagCATTCTATACTGCGAATTTGACCGCTTTTTTGACTTTATCGAAATTCACTTTGGACATAGAAACAGTTCAGgatttatataagaaaaactatcGATGGGTGGCTCCGGAAGGTGGCGCTGTAGAAAATGCTGTCAAAAAC CCGGATGAAGTAATAAATTTCCTACTAAAAACTGTTACGACTGGACGAGGTAGATTTCTGTCAGTCAGAGATACGTCCTCGTTCCTTACTTATGTATCCGAAGGAGCGGTGTTAGTCCAACCAAGCGTTACTTTACAATACCTTATGTACAACGACTATTTACAAAAAACCAGGATGGGCGTACCCGAAGCTGAAAGATGCACGTACGTAGTTGCACCTGGTGTGTTCATGACCAAAAGGAGAGCGTTTGCATACCAACATAAGTCGAAATTGAAATCGCTGTTTAATCCGGT TATAAAGAGCGTAATACATTCGGGAATTCTTTCGCACCTCTCTATGCGTAACTTACCCGATACTAAGATCTGCCCTCTGGATTTACAATCAAAAGACAGGCAGTTGAGTAACACGGATCTCCTGATGACATATTACATCATGATGACGGGATTAGCTGCTGCTCTTGCTGTCTTCCTTGCAGAA ATATCCCTAAAACGATACATTCATCCCAAAAGTGACGTCATACATCCAAGGTTCCGCCGAAAGAGACCAAATAAGATTGAACCAGCTATATTTGATGACAACCGTCCGCCGCCATACGAGTCTTTGTTCGGAAAAACAAAAGGACAATCGAAAAAGAAGTTTATCAATGGCAGAGAGTATTGGGTTATAAAGAAAGAGAACGGAGAGACTAGACTGATTCCTGTGAGGTCACCATCAGCTCTCTTATATCGATAA
- the LOC125058034 gene encoding uncharacterized protein LOC125058034 isoform X3, whose product MAGLELIFSTVCNATFCATIDDNPLHDVKPVRHQLENFVNGKHLRIGTINYYPESWAERTENGTYIGRGAAFDLVHILQKKFNFTYEVVVPERNMLYSDDRPLESLIGLLASNRIDMAAAFIPIMKNSDQFVTFSTIIDESNWMMMLRRPKESAAGSGLLAPFDENVCRMK is encoded by the exons ATGGCCGGATTAGAACTTATCTTTTCTACTGTGTGCAACGCGACATTTTGCGCAACTATAGATGATAATCCATTGCacg ATGTTAAACCAGTACGCCACCAGTtggaaaattttgtaaatggCAAGCATCTGAGGATTGGAACGATCAAT TATTATCCTGAGAGTTGGGCGGAAAGGACTGAAAATGGCACATACATAGGCAGGGGAGCAGCATTCGACTTGGTACATATATTACAGAAGAAATTCAATTTCACTTACGAAGTTGTCGTTCCGGAAAGGAACATGTTGTACAGCGATGACAGACCACTGGAATCCCTCATTGGGCTACTTGCCTCAAAT CGTATTGATATGGCAGCGGCATTTATTCCAATTATGAAGAACTCGGATCAATTTGTAACATTCTCAACGATAATTGATGAGTCTAACTGGATGATGATGCTAAGACGCCCAAAGGAGTCGGCGGCTGGTTCTGGACTTCTTGCACCCTTTGACGAAAATGTTTG CCGGATGAAGTAA